A region from the Corynebacterium halotolerans YIM 70093 = DSM 44683 genome encodes:
- a CDS encoding DUF6998 domain-containing protein, with protein MERLARTGQLVSELHAIVDQLEELYPGRKFTPDGHLVGSLGEVTAATLFDVALVNASTAGHDALTPDGRTVEIKATYGTSGVAIRRTSDGVAASLIVLKLSKEPDLEHEVVYNGPYDRVHSQLGRFQNNGAAIISLSRLRKLNAEVPATERIPGRRHA; from the coding sequence ATGGAGCGCCTGGCACGCACTGGTCAGCTGGTGAGCGAGCTGCACGCGATCGTCGATCAGCTCGAGGAACTTTACCCGGGGCGGAAGTTCACCCCCGACGGCCACCTCGTCGGCTCTCTGGGGGAGGTCACTGCGGCGACGCTTTTCGACGTCGCGCTGGTCAACGCCTCCACCGCCGGCCACGATGCGCTGACCCCGGACGGCCGCACGGTGGAGATCAAGGCCACCTACGGGACCTCTGGCGTCGCCATCCGACGGACCTCTGATGGTGTCGCCGCATCGTTGATTGTCCTGAAGTTGTCGAAGGAGCCCGATCTCGAACACGAGGTCGTCTACAACGGCCCATATGACCGGGTGCACTCCCAGCTGGGTCGGTTCCAGAACAACGGTGCTGCGATCATCAGCCTGAGCAGACTCCGGAAGCTCAACGCCGAGGTTCCCGCGACGGAGCGGATACCCGGGCGGCGTCATGCCTGA
- a CDS encoding NAD-dependent succinate-semialdehyde dehydrogenase: MTSTDSATDIDLKKLINDTPKGLFIDGEFTAAENKETFEVINPADGDVLAEVASASEADARRALDSICAAQDGWAATPARERSEILRRAFEILRENSEELAYLQSLELGRALPDSRSEVTYGSEFFRWFAEEGVRVRGDYRHSPAGHSRIVVHRQPVGPCLAITPWNFPLAMGARKIAPALAAGCTMIIKPASKTPLTMLFLAQALKEAGLPDGVLAVVPTGSSSNVSALLDDARLRKLTFTGSTEVGQMLAAKAAEHSMNVSLELGGNAPFVVLEDADLDTVVTATVTAKMRGGGQVCIAANRFLVHSSLKDEFIRRTSAELAKFTLGRATDPDVDFGPLSGADQLEKVSGLVDDAVERGATRHLGGELPEGLTEGGYYYPATVLSDVPVEAEISSAEIFGPVVAVTTFETDEEAVALANDTPYGLAAYLFSENLTRVFDVAERIEAGMIAVNKGALSDPAAPFGGVKESGNGREGGFEGIEEYLEPKFISLPL, from the coding sequence ATGACCTCCACCGACTCCGCCACTGACATTGACCTGAAGAAACTGATCAATGACACCCCGAAGGGCCTGTTCATCGACGGCGAGTTCACCGCCGCCGAGAACAAGGAGACCTTCGAGGTGATCAACCCCGCCGACGGGGACGTGCTCGCCGAGGTGGCCTCCGCCTCCGAGGCCGACGCCCGTCGCGCGCTGGATTCCATCTGTGCCGCTCAGGACGGGTGGGCCGCCACCCCGGCGCGGGAACGCTCCGAGATTCTGCGCCGGGCCTTTGAGATCCTGCGGGAGAACAGCGAGGAGCTGGCCTACCTGCAGTCCCTCGAGCTGGGGCGCGCACTGCCGGATTCCCGCAGCGAGGTGACCTACGGCTCCGAGTTCTTCCGCTGGTTCGCCGAGGAAGGCGTGCGCGTGCGCGGCGACTACCGGCATTCGCCGGCCGGACACTCCCGCATCGTGGTGCACCGCCAGCCGGTCGGCCCCTGCCTGGCGATCACGCCGTGGAACTTCCCGTTGGCGATGGGAGCGCGCAAGATCGCCCCGGCCCTGGCCGCCGGCTGCACCATGATCATCAAGCCGGCCTCGAAGACTCCGCTGACCATGCTGTTCCTCGCGCAGGCACTCAAGGAGGCGGGCCTGCCCGACGGGGTGCTCGCCGTCGTGCCGACGGGCAGCAGCTCGAATGTCTCCGCCCTGCTTGACGACGCCCGCCTGCGCAAGCTCACCTTCACCGGCTCCACGGAGGTCGGCCAGATGCTCGCCGCGAAGGCGGCGGAGCACTCGATGAACGTCAGCCTCGAGCTGGGCGGCAACGCCCCCTTCGTGGTGCTCGAGGACGCCGACCTGGACACCGTGGTCACCGCGACCGTCACCGCGAAGATGCGCGGCGGCGGGCAGGTCTGCATCGCCGCCAACCGCTTCCTGGTTCATTCCTCACTCAAGGACGAGTTCATCCGGCGCACCTCCGCCGAGCTGGCGAAGTTCACCCTCGGCCGGGCCACCGACCCGGACGTGGACTTCGGCCCGCTCTCCGGAGCCGATCAGCTGGAGAAGGTCTCCGGACTCGTCGATGACGCCGTGGAACGCGGCGCCACCCGGCACCTGGGCGGCGAGCTGCCGGAGGGCCTGACCGAGGGCGGCTACTACTACCCGGCCACGGTCCTCAGCGATGTCCCGGTGGAGGCCGAGATCTCCTCGGCCGAGATCTTCGGCCCGGTGGTGGCGGTGACCACCTTCGAGACCGACGAGGAGGCGGTGGCGTTGGCCAACGACACGCCCTACGGGTTGGCGGCCTACCTGTTCTCCGAGAACCTCACCCGCGTGTTCGACGTGGCCGAGCGCATCGAGGCCGGCATGATCGCCGTGAACAAGGGCGCGCTGTCCGATCCGGCCGCCCCTTTCGGCGGAGTCAAGGAATCCGGCAACGGGCGCGAGGGCGGCTTCGAGGGCATCGAGGAGTACCTGGAACCGAAGTTCATCTCGCTGCCGCTGTAG
- a CDS encoding antibiotic biosynthesis monooxygenase family protein, which produces MSIVKINALSVPEGSGEELEKRFAARKHAVDSSPGFEGFQLLRPVAGENRYFVVTRWADQASYEAWRDGDARAAHGEGEGQQPRKPVASGAELLEFEVVLDSTKED; this is translated from the coding sequence ATGAGCATTGTCAAGATCAACGCATTGTCCGTGCCTGAGGGCTCCGGCGAGGAGCTGGAGAAGCGCTTCGCGGCCCGCAAACACGCCGTCGACTCCTCCCCGGGCTTCGAGGGATTCCAGCTGCTGCGCCCGGTGGCGGGGGAGAACCGTTACTTCGTGGTCACCCGCTGGGCCGACCAGGCATCCTACGAGGCGTGGCGTGACGGCGACGCCCGCGCCGCCCACGGCGAAGGCGAGGGGCAGCAGCCGCGCAAGCCTGTGGCCTCGGGCGCCGAACTCCTCGAGTTCGAGGTCGTGCTCGACTCCACGAAAGAAGATTAA
- the pcrA gene encoding DNA helicase PcrA — translation MDSSTASPFTSSRNPDSFGSDADLTAGLNEQQKAAVEHSGTPLLIVAGAGSGKTAVLTRRIAHLLRHRGVAPWQILAITFTNKAAAEMRERVAGLIGPAAERMWVATFHSICVRILRQQAQLVPGLNTNFTIYDGDDSRRLLTMIAKDLNLDLKKFTARTLNNAISNLKNELTGPEEALADAEATKNPFETTVAKVFEEYQRRLRSSNAVDFDDLIGEVVRIFREHPQVTEYYRRRFRHVLVDEYQDTNHAQYELVSTLVGTGPEAAELCVVGDSDQSIYAFRGATIRNIEEFERDYPQATTILLEQNYRSTQNILSAANAVISRNDGRREKNLWTAHGTGPEIVGYVSDNEHDEARFIASEIDALVDKGRSYSDIAVMYRTNNASRALEDVFIRAGIPYKVVGGTRFYERREIRDVVAYLRILDNPDDTVSLRRIINTPRRGIGDRAQAFINLHAQNNGVSFGAALVDATNDKVDLLGARGRNAVVKFVEMMDGLRNEMPTLVNEVTGMPDLGELISRILDATGYRAELEASNDPQDGARLDNLNELVSVAREFSSEAANQVAYEEMDGGQVELDEGEAAPGSLQAFLERVSLVADADQLPDNEQGVVTLMTLHTAKGLEFPVVFLTGWEDGQFPHLRALGDPKELAEERRLAYVGITRAREQLYLTRAMLRSSWGNAVTNPPSRFLGEIPGELIDWRREEPENSFSDAWGTGGTGGRGGSGFGGGGWGSAPKRGTPKRTERSIPTRPKNNNLQLDVGDRVNHAKYGLGTVLSSDGSGARATVTIDFGTSGKVRLMLIGGVPMEKL, via the coding sequence ATGGACAGCTCAACCGCATCGCCCTTCACCTCCTCCCGCAACCCGGACTCCTTCGGCTCCGACGCCGACCTGACCGCAGGTCTGAACGAGCAGCAGAAGGCCGCCGTCGAGCATTCCGGCACCCCGCTGCTGATCGTCGCCGGCGCCGGCTCCGGCAAGACCGCCGTGCTGACCCGCCGCATCGCCCACCTGCTGCGCCACCGTGGGGTCGCGCCCTGGCAGATCCTCGCCATCACCTTCACCAACAAGGCCGCCGCCGAGATGCGCGAGCGCGTCGCCGGGCTCATCGGACCGGCGGCCGAGCGGATGTGGGTGGCCACCTTCCACTCCATCTGCGTGCGCATCCTGCGTCAGCAGGCCCAGCTCGTGCCGGGTCTGAACACGAACTTCACGATCTACGACGGTGACGACTCCCGCCGTCTGCTGACGATGATCGCCAAGGACCTCAACCTGGATCTGAAGAAGTTCACCGCGCGCACGCTCAACAACGCGATCTCGAACCTCAAGAACGAGCTCACCGGGCCCGAGGAAGCGCTCGCCGACGCCGAGGCGACGAAGAACCCCTTCGAAACGACCGTCGCCAAGGTCTTCGAGGAGTACCAGCGCCGCCTGCGCTCGTCCAACGCCGTGGACTTCGACGACCTGATCGGCGAGGTCGTGCGGATCTTCCGCGAGCACCCGCAGGTCACCGAGTACTACCGGCGCCGCTTCCGCCACGTGCTCGTCGACGAGTACCAGGACACCAACCACGCCCAGTACGAACTCGTCTCCACGCTGGTGGGCACCGGCCCGGAGGCCGCTGAGCTGTGCGTGGTGGGTGACTCCGACCAGTCGATCTACGCCTTCCGTGGCGCGACGATCCGCAATATCGAGGAGTTCGAGCGCGACTACCCGCAGGCCACCACCATCCTGCTGGAGCAGAACTACCGCTCCACCCAGAACATCCTCAGCGCCGCCAACGCGGTGATCTCGCGCAACGACGGCCGCCGGGAGAAGAACCTGTGGACCGCCCACGGAACGGGCCCCGAGATCGTCGGTTACGTCTCCGACAACGAGCACGACGAGGCGCGCTTCATCGCCTCCGAGATCGACGCGCTCGTCGACAAGGGGCGTTCCTACTCCGATATCGCGGTGATGTACCGCACCAACAACGCCTCCCGTGCGCTCGAGGACGTATTCATCCGCGCGGGCATCCCCTACAAGGTCGTCGGCGGCACCCGCTTCTACGAGCGCCGCGAGATCCGTGACGTCGTGGCCTACCTGCGCATCCTCGACAACCCCGATGACACGGTCAGCCTCCGGCGCATCATCAACACCCCGCGCCGCGGCATCGGCGACCGGGCCCAGGCCTTCATCAACCTCCACGCGCAGAACAACGGGGTGAGCTTCGGCGCGGCGCTCGTCGACGCCACCAACGACAAGGTGGACCTGCTCGGCGCGCGTGGGCGCAACGCCGTGGTCAAGTTCGTCGAGATGATGGACGGCCTGCGCAACGAGATGCCGACCCTGGTCAACGAGGTCACCGGCATGCCGGACCTGGGTGAGCTGATCTCCCGGATTCTCGACGCCACCGGGTACCGGGCCGAGCTCGAGGCCTCCAACGATCCGCAGGACGGGGCGCGGCTGGACAACCTCAACGAGCTGGTCTCCGTGGCCCGCGAGTTCTCCTCCGAGGCCGCCAACCAGGTCGCCTACGAGGAGATGGACGGCGGGCAGGTTGAGCTCGACGAGGGGGAGGCCGCACCGGGCAGCCTCCAGGCCTTCCTGGAGCGGGTCTCCCTGGTGGCCGACGCCGACCAGCTGCCCGACAACGAGCAGGGCGTGGTCACCCTGATGACCCTGCACACCGCCAAGGGCCTGGAGTTCCCGGTCGTGTTCCTCACCGGCTGGGAGGACGGCCAGTTCCCGCACCTGCGCGCGCTCGGCGATCCGAAGGAGCTGGCGGAGGAGCGCCGCCTGGCCTACGTGGGCATCACGCGCGCCCGGGAGCAGCTCTACCTCACCCGCGCGATGCTGCGCTCCTCGTGGGGCAACGCCGTGACCAACCCGCCGAGCCGCTTCCTCGGCGAGATCCCGGGTGAGCTGATCGACTGGCGCCGCGAGGAGCCCGAGAACTCCTTCTCGGACGCGTGGGGCACGGGCGGCACGGGCGGCAGGGGCGGTTCCGGCTTCGGCGGTGGCGGCTGGGGGAGCGCCCCGAAGCGCGGCACGCCGAAGCGAACGGAGCGCAGCATCCCGACCCGGCCGAAGAACAACAACCTGCAGCTGGACGTCGGCGACCGCGTCAACCACGCCAAGTACGGTCTGGGCACCGTGCTGTCCTCCGACGGTTCCGGGGCGCGCGCCACCGTGACCATCGACTTCGGCACCTCCGGCAAGGTGCGTCTGATGCTCATCGGCGGCGTGCCGATGGAGAAGCTCTAG
- a CDS encoding chorismate mutase gives MTDAADQNFEIRMPSGTDDPLSDAEIQKYRQEIDRLDRVILEAVKRRTEVSQAIGRTRMGSGGTRLVHTREVAIINQFRDELGEEGPALAAILLRLGRGRLG, from the coding sequence ATGACCGACGCCGCTGACCAGAACTTCGAGATCCGGATGCCCTCCGGCACCGACGACCCGCTCTCGGACGCGGAGATCCAGAAATACCGCCAGGAGATCGACCGCCTCGACCGCGTGATCCTGGAGGCGGTCAAGCGCCGCACCGAGGTCTCCCAGGCCATCGGCCGCACCCGCATGGGCTCGGGCGGCACCCGCCTGGTGCACACCCGTGAGGTCGCCATCATCAACCAGTTCCGCGACGAACTCGGCGAGGAGGGCCCGGCGCTGGCCGCCATTCTGCTGCGGCTGGGGCGCGGTCGGCTGGGCTGA